In Symphalangus syndactylus isolate Jambi chromosome 6, NHGRI_mSymSyn1-v2.1_pri, whole genome shotgun sequence, a genomic segment contains:
- the CWC15 gene encoding spliceosome-associated protein CWC15 homolog: MTTAARPTFEPARGGRGKGEGDLSQLSKQYSSRDLPSHTKIKYRQTTQDAPEEVRNRDFRRELEERERAAAREKNRDRPTREHTTSSSVSKKPRLDQIPAANLDADDPLTDEEDEDFEEESDDDDTAALLAELEKIKKERAEEQARKEQEQKAEEERIRMENILSGNPLLNLTGPSQPQANFKVKRRWDDDVVFKNCAKGVDDQKKDKRFVNDTLRSEFHKKFMEKYIK, from the exons ATGACAACAGCAGCCAGGCCAACCTTTGAACCTGCAAGAGGTggaaggggaaaaggagaagGTGATTTGAGCCAACTTTCAAAGCAGTATTCAAGCAGAGACCTACCCTCTCATACAAAGATAAAATACAG ACAGACTACTCAGGATGCCCCTGAAGAGGTTCGTAACCGTGACTTCAGGAGAGAgttggaagaaagagagagagctgcCGCAAGAGAGAAAAATAGGGATCGTCCAACCCGAG AACATACAACCTCCTCTTCAGTGTCAAAAAAGCCACGATTAGACCAGATTCCTGCCGCCAACCTTGATGCAGATGACCCTCTAACAgat GAGGAAGATGAAGATTTTGAAGAAgaaagtgatgatgatgatactgCAGCTCTTCTTGCAGaactggaaaaaattaaaaaagaaagagctgaAGAGCAGGCCAGGAAG GAACAAGAACAAAAAGCTGAAGAAGAGAGGATTCGTATGGAAAACATTCTAAGCGGAAACCCTCTCCTTAATCTCACTGGCCCGTCCCAGCCTCAGGCCAACTTCAAAGTTAAAAGAAG GTGGGATGATGATGTTGTCTTCAAGAACTGTGCAAAAGGTGTAGATGAccagaagaaagacaaaagattTGTAAATGACACACTGCGATCTGAATTTcacaaaaagttcatggaaaaatatattaagtag